A genomic segment from Streptomyces antibioticus encodes:
- the tgmA gene encoding putative ATP-grasp-modified RiPP codes for MFNHMDRFPTGSPLPQGHLTAAPWGLRRIAPYPPMEGPAYATVALDPVTQTARYFDPSGAPALSPGHGTSSGTNPSTGTTGQGDGNSDSPDSDTGNDTDQ; via the coding sequence ATGTTCAATCACATGGACCGATTCCCCACAGGAAGCCCGCTGCCGCAGGGACATCTGACGGCGGCCCCCTGGGGTCTGCGTCGTATCGCCCCGTACCCGCCCATGGAGGGGCCTGCCTACGCGACGGTGGCGCTGGACCCGGTGACGCAGACGGCGCGGTACTTCGACCCGTCCGGGGCGCCCGCCCTGTCCCCGGGGCACGGCACATCCTCCGGCACGAATCCCTCGACCGGCACTACGGGCCAGGGCGACGGCAACAGCGACTCCCCGGACAGTGACACGGGGAACGACACCGACCAGTGA